A genomic segment from Bacillus cereus G9842 encodes:
- a CDS encoding DUF2785 domain-containing protein, whose translation MNEVLELKEELLQIKNNNYAVPEDVDAYPYAQWMLDYIGSTDAELRDDLIYSTLHKWITNDVFRQKELRGLMLQAISPDYLFYKIGEKGTDSVFKRAFSVLIPPLILSVHEREPLLSEEQLYSVAEQVLEYVYLEEDVRGYVEGKGWAHSTAHAADALDALARTIQNREFSYAILAAVRQKVRLHDYVYIHFEDERLVAPIMSLRNQNLLTEEEWSNWLHSIAIVEDIPHPQYDILVQNIRAFLRSLYFRVLETEGSTAFTEDILETLKGLRRY comes from the coding sequence ATGAATGAAGTACTAGAACTAAAAGAAGAACTACTACAAATTAAAAATAATAATTATGCTGTACCAGAAGACGTAGATGCTTATCCATATGCACAGTGGATGTTAGATTATATCGGGTCAACTGATGCTGAATTACGCGATGATTTAATTTATAGTACGCTTCACAAATGGATTACAAATGATGTGTTTAGACAAAAAGAATTACGAGGATTAATGCTGCAAGCAATTAGCCCTGATTATTTATTTTATAAAATTGGTGAAAAGGGAACAGATTCTGTCTTTAAACGTGCATTTTCTGTATTAATTCCACCACTTATTTTATCTGTTCATGAAAGAGAACCATTGTTATCTGAAGAACAACTGTACAGTGTGGCAGAACAAGTGCTGGAATATGTATATTTAGAAGAAGATGTAAGAGGCTACGTAGAAGGAAAAGGCTGGGCACACTCTACTGCACATGCAGCAGATGCGCTCGATGCTTTAGCACGTACAATCCAAAATCGTGAGTTCTCATATGCAATACTAGCTGCTGTTCGCCAGAAGGTACGCTTACATGACTACGTATACATTCACTTTGAGGATGAGAGATTAGTAGCACCAATTATGTCGTTACGTAACCAAAATCTTTTAACTGAAGAAGAGTGGAGCAACTGGTTACATAGTATAGCAATTGTTGAAGACATCCCGCATCCTCAATATGATATTTTAGTACAAAATATTAGAGCTTTCTTAAGAAGTTTATATTTTAGAGTTTTAGAGACAGAGGGTAGTACAGCCTTTACAGAGGATATATTGGAGACTTTGAAAGGGTTGCGTAGGTATTAA
- a CDS encoding uridine kinase — protein MNRKQCIKEIANHILMLNLTHPTRVGVSGITASGKTTFANELAEEIKKRGLPVTCASIDDFHNSKVIRYTQGKESARGYYEDAHDYTAFKERLLKPLGPNGNLQYETISHNLKTDIPVHNEPLMAQPNMVLIVDGTFLLKKDVEYLFDYKIFVDTDFEIARKRGAKRETEAFGSYEEAEKMFLNRYHAACKMYIDEHNPKSCADVVFQNSDLGNPEVIFHE, from the coding sequence GTATAAAAGAAATTGCTAATCATATTTTAATGTTAAATTTAACGCACCCAACAAGAGTTGGAGTAAGCGGTATTACAGCATCAGGAAAAACAACATTTGCAAACGAATTAGCGGAAGAAATAAAAAAACGAGGGTTACCAGTAACGTGCGCTAGCATTGACGATTTTCATAACTCAAAAGTGATTCGTTATACACAAGGTAAAGAATCTGCAAGAGGGTATTATGAAGATGCACACGATTATACAGCTTTCAAAGAAAGGTTATTAAAACCTTTAGGACCTAATGGGAATTTACAGTATGAAACGATCTCTCATAATTTAAAAACGGATATTCCTGTACATAATGAGCCGTTAATGGCTCAACCCAATATGGTACTCATAGTAGATGGAACATTTCTATTGAAAAAAGACGTTGAGTATTTATTTGATTACAAAATCTTTGTAGATACAGATTTTGAGATTGCGAGAAAACGTGGTGCAAAGCGCGAGACTGAGGCTTTTGGAAGTTATGAAGAAGCTGAGAAAATGTTTTTAAACAGATATCATGCGGCCTGTAAGATGTATATAGATGAGCATAATCCGAAAAGTTGTGCGGATGTTGTATTTCAGAATAGTGATTTAGGAAATCCAGAAGTTATATTTCATGAATGA